From a single Trachemys scripta elegans isolate TJP31775 chromosome 17, CAS_Tse_1.0, whole genome shotgun sequence genomic region:
- the SPACA9 gene encoding sperm acrosome-associated protein 9 isoform X2 — MNEVKECLRNIEQTYKIFQQQQFTFIAALERTREDAHDKIRPIASIGQVQAYMDHHCNNTTDRRILLMFLSICSELNKLCQKLEALHPGTSVTNNILEKCKLLVSPSNDLSTIRAKYPHDVVNHLSCDEAKNHYGGVVSLIPIVLDCMKAWVAHSEKLPRNFLHNAS, encoded by the exons ATGAACGAGGTAAAAGAATGTCTGAGAAACATAGAACAGACTTACAAGATCTTCCAGCAACAGCAGTTTACATTTATTGCAGCACTGGAACGCACCCGAGAGGATGCACATGACAAGATCAGGCCTATAGCAAGTATTGGACAG GTGCAGGCATACATGGATCATCACTGTAACAACACTACCGACAGACGCATCCTCCTCATGTTCTTGAGCATCTGTAGTGAACTGAACAAACTCTGCCAAAAGCTAGAAGCCCTGCATCCTGGTACCAGTGTAACGAACAATATTTTGGAGAAATGCAAGCTGCTCGTTAGCCCCAGCAACGACCTGAGCACCATCCGAGCCAA GTACCCTCATGATGTGGTAAATCACCTGAGTTGCGATGAAGCAAAGAACCACTATGGAGGTGTGGTGAGCCTCATACCCATAGTGCTGGACTGCATGAAAGCATGGGTGGCCCACAGTGAGAAGCTGCCTCGGAACTTCCTGCATAAC gcAAGTTAG
- the SPACA9 gene encoding sperm acrosome-associated protein 9 isoform X1, protein MNEVKECLRNIEQTYKIFQQQQFTFIAALERTREDAHDKIRPIASIGQVQAYMDHHCNNTTDRRILLMFLSICSELNKLCQKLEALHPGTSVTNNILEKCKLLVSPSNDLSTIRAKYPHDVVNHLSCDEAKNHYGGVVSLIPIVLDCMKAWVAHSEKLPRNFLHNVSDGSADSQKRTQQDVSAKASAPLGPRPAILTTATQTLVSYKDYSGEQNRKHGKKEHLNGTGRNTWKYLNGPWKPPGKHSF, encoded by the exons ATGAACGAGGTAAAAGAATGTCTGAGAAACATAGAACAGACTTACAAGATCTTCCAGCAACAGCAGTTTACATTTATTGCAGCACTGGAACGCACCCGAGAGGATGCACATGACAAGATCAGGCCTATAGCAAGTATTGGACAG GTGCAGGCATACATGGATCATCACTGTAACAACACTACCGACAGACGCATCCTCCTCATGTTCTTGAGCATCTGTAGTGAACTGAACAAACTCTGCCAAAAGCTAGAAGCCCTGCATCCTGGTACCAGTGTAACGAACAATATTTTGGAGAAATGCAAGCTGCTCGTTAGCCCCAGCAACGACCTGAGCACCATCCGAGCCAA GTACCCTCATGATGTGGTAAATCACCTGAGTTGCGATGAAGCAAAGAACCACTATGGAGGTGTGGTGAGCCTCATACCCATAGTGCTGGACTGCATGAAAGCATGGGTGGCCCACAGTGAGAAGCTGCCTCGGAACTTCCTGCATAACGTGAGTGATGGAAGTGCTGACTCTCAGAAGAGAACACAGCAGGATGTGTCAGCAAAGGCATCTGCTCCCCTAGGCCCACGTCCTGCTATCCTCACTACTGCTACTCAGACCTTGGTTAGTTACAAAGACTATTCAGGAGAGCAGAACCGTAAGCATGGTAAAAAAGAGCACCTGAATGGCACAGGGAGAAACACTTGGAAATATCTCAATGGTCCCTGGAAACCACCTGGGAAACACTCCTTTTAG